From one Bacteroides fragilis NCTC 9343 genomic stretch:
- a CDS encoding beta-galactosidase produces MKKLILLLILIFSLPVAAQNFTIGKSTFLLNGKPFTVKAAELHYTRIPAPYWEHRIEMCKALGMNTICLYVFWNIHEQTEGQFDFTGQNDIAAFCRLAQKHGMYVIVRPGPYVCAEWEMGGLPWWLLKKKDIVLRTLDPYFMERTAIFMKEVGKQLAPLQITRGGNIIMVQVENEYGAYAVDKPYVSAIRDIVKSAGFTEVPLFQCDWSSTFDRNGLDDLLWTINFGTGANIEQQFKRLKEARPETPLMCSEFWSGWFDHWGRKHETRPAKSMVQGIKDMLDRNISFSLYMAHGGTTFGHWGGANNPSYSAMCSSYDYDAPISEPGWTTDKYFQLRDLLKNYLPAGEQLPEIPEAFPVIEIPEVEFTQIAPLFSNLPEAKESMDIQPMEAFDQGWGTILYRTTLQEPVENGTTMKITEVHDWAQVFADGKLLARLDRRRGEFVLQLPALKKGTRIDILVEAMGRVNFDESIHDRKGITEKVELVRGKQSAELKNWTVYSFPVDYSFVQDKRYKNGTAQTMPAYYRTTFRLDKVGDTFLDMSTWGKGMVWVNGLAIGRFWEIGPQQTLFMPGCWLKEGENEIIVLDLKGPEKASIRGLKKPILDWLRNEGASTHRKEGEQLDLSRETPVAEGTFVPGNGWQEVCFDRQSIGRYFCLEALSAQKGKKIAAIAELDVLGADGKPISREKWRIRYADSEETRSGNCTGDKVFDLQESTYWMTVAKDAYPHQLVIDLGGDYTVTGFRYLPRAEKGYPGMIKDYRVYVKGEDFQY; encoded by the coding sequence ATGAAAAAACTGATTCTGCTTCTCATTTTGATTTTTTCATTGCCTGTTGCAGCACAAAATTTCACAATCGGGAAGAGCACTTTCCTTTTGAATGGCAAGCCTTTTACGGTTAAGGCTGCCGAGTTGCATTATACCCGTATTCCGGCTCCTTACTGGGAGCATCGTATCGAGATGTGTAAGGCATTGGGGATGAATACGATTTGTCTTTATGTATTTTGGAACATCCATGAACAGACTGAGGGACAGTTTGACTTTACCGGACAAAATGATATAGCCGCTTTTTGCCGCCTGGCTCAGAAGCATGGGATGTATGTGATTGTACGCCCGGGTCCTTATGTTTGTGCCGAATGGGAGATGGGCGGACTTCCTTGGTGGTTACTGAAGAAGAAAGATATTGTACTTCGTACACTCGATCCTTATTTTATGGAGCGCACTGCAATCTTTATGAAAGAAGTCGGAAAACAGCTTGCACCTTTGCAGATTACTCGCGGAGGAAACATTATCATGGTGCAGGTAGAAAATGAATATGGTGCTTATGCAGTTGACAAACCCTATGTTTCGGCTATTCGTGATATAGTGAAAAGTGCCGGGTTTACCGAAGTTCCTCTTTTTCAATGTGACTGGAGCAGTACCTTTGATCGGAATGGATTGGACGATTTGCTCTGGACTATCAATTTTGGTACGGGAGCCAACATTGAACAGCAGTTCAAGCGTCTCAAAGAGGCTCGTCCGGAGACTCCATTAATGTGTAGTGAGTTCTGGAGTGGATGGTTTGATCATTGGGGACGCAAGCATGAGACCCGTCCTGCCAAAAGCATGGTGCAGGGTATCAAAGATATGCTTGACCGTAATATTTCATTCAGTCTCTATATGGCCCATGGAGGTACTACTTTCGGGCATTGGGGTGGTGCCAACAATCCGTCTTACTCCGCTATGTGTAGTTCTTACGATTACGATGCGCCTATCAGTGAGCCGGGATGGACTACGGACAAATATTTCCAGCTTCGTGATCTGCTGAAAAATTATCTGCCTGCAGGAGAACAATTGCCTGAGATTCCCGAAGCTTTTCCGGTGATTGAGATACCTGAAGTGGAGTTTACTCAGATTGCTCCTCTCTTTTCCAATTTGCCCGAGGCTAAAGAGAGTATGGATATACAACCGATGGAGGCTTTTGATCAGGGGTGGGGAACGATTTTGTATCGGACTACTTTGCAGGAGCCTGTCGAAAATGGCACTACGATGAAGATCACAGAAGTACATGATTGGGCACAAGTTTTTGCCGATGGTAAATTGTTGGCTCGTCTGGACCGTCGTCGTGGTGAATTTGTCTTGCAACTGCCGGCTTTGAAGAAAGGAACGCGTATCGACATCCTGGTAGAAGCTATGGGACGCGTTAACTTTGATGAGTCGATTCACGATCGCAAAGGTATCACTGAAAAAGTAGAACTTGTCCGTGGAAAGCAATCTGCAGAGTTAAAGAATTGGACGGTTTATAGTTTTCCGGTGGATTATTCGTTTGTGCAAGATAAAAGATATAAAAATGGGACAGCTCAGACTATGCCTGCGTATTATAGGACTACCTTCCGTTTGGATAAAGTTGGCGATACGTTCCTTGACATGAGTACTTGGGGTAAAGGTATGGTATGGGTTAATGGCCTTGCTATCGGACGTTTCTGGGAGATTGGTCCGCAGCAGACACTCTTCATGCCCGGTTGTTGGCTCAAAGAGGGAGAAAATGAAATTATTGTTCTTGATTTGAAAGGCCCTGAGAAAGCATCTATCCGCGGACTGAAGAAGCCCATCTTGGATTGGTTACGCAATGAAGGGGCTTCTACCCATCGCAAAGAGGGTGAACAACTGGACTTGAGTCGGGAAACTCCCGTTGCCGAAGGTACGTTTGTTCCGGGCAACGGATGGCAGGAAGTTTGCTTTGATCGTCAGAGTATCGGTCGTTATTTCTGCCTTGAGGCCCTTTCGGCACAAAAAGGAAAGAAGATAGCAGCCATCGCCGAACTTGATGTACTGGGTGCCGACGGTAAGCCAATTTCACGTGAAAAGTGGAGAATACGCTATGCCGACAGCGAAGAGACACGTAGCGGTAACTGTACGGGAGATAAAGTGTTTGACCTTCAGGAATCCACTTACTGGATGACGGTGGCTAAAGATGCTTATCCTCATCAATTAGTCATCGATCTGGGTGGAGACTATACCGTAACCGGTTTCCGCTATTTGCCCCGTGCCGAAAAGGGATATCCCGGCATGATAAAAGATTACCGGGTGTACGTCAAAGGGGAAGATTTTCAATACTGA
- the glmM gene encoding phosphoglucosamine mutase, translating into MTLIKSISGIRGTIGGGAGEGLNPLDIVKFTSAYATLIRKTCKSKSNKIVVGRDARISGEMVKNVVVGTLMGMGWDVVDIDLASTPTTELAVTMEGACGGIILTASHNPKQWNALKLLNEHGEFLNAAEGQEVLRIAAAEEFDYADVDHLGSYRKDLTYNKKHIDSVLALDLVDVEAIKKADFTVAIDCVNSVGGIILPELLERLGVKHVEKLYCEPTGNFAHNPEPLEKNLGDIMNLMKGGKADVAFVVDPDVDRLAMICENGVMYGEEYTLVTVADYVLKHTPGNTVSNLSSTRALRDVTRKYGMEYNASAVGEVNVVTKMKATNAVIGGEGNGGVIYPASHYGRDALVGIALFLSHLAHEGKKVSELRATYPPYFIAKNRVDLTPEIDVDAILAKVKDIYKNEEINDIDGVKIDFADKWVHLRKSNTEPIIRIYSEASTMEAAEEIGQKIMNVINELAK; encoded by the coding sequence ATGACTCTAATCAAATCTATCTCTGGTATCCGTGGAACCATTGGCGGAGGCGCAGGCGAAGGACTGAACCCGCTTGACATTGTAAAATTCACGTCGGCTTATGCCACTTTGATTCGCAAAACATGCAAATCAAAAAGTAACAAGATAGTAGTGGGCCGTGATGCCCGCATTTCCGGTGAGATGGTAAAGAATGTCGTAGTCGGTACCTTGATGGGTATGGGCTGGGACGTAGTTGATATCGATCTTGCTTCTACTCCGACAACCGAACTGGCTGTTACAATGGAAGGGGCTTGTGGCGGTATCATTCTGACTGCATCACATAACCCCAAACAATGGAATGCATTGAAATTGCTGAATGAGCATGGAGAATTCCTGAATGCAGCCGAAGGGCAAGAAGTACTTCGTATTGCTGCTGCCGAGGAGTTCGATTATGCGGATGTCGATCATTTGGGATCTTATCGCAAAGACTTGACTTATAATAAAAAACATATCGACAGTGTATTGGCACTCGATTTGGTAGACGTTGAGGCTATCAAAAAAGCTGATTTCACAGTGGCTATCGACTGTGTGAACTCTGTAGGAGGTATCATCCTGCCCGAATTGTTGGAACGTCTGGGGGTGAAACACGTCGAAAAACTCTATTGTGAACCGACCGGAAACTTTGCCCACAATCCGGAACCGTTGGAAAAAAATCTGGGAGATATCATGAACCTGATGAAGGGTGGAAAAGCTGATGTAGCGTTTGTCGTTGACCCGGACGTAGACCGTTTGGCGATGATCTGCGAAAACGGTGTGATGTATGGTGAAGAATATACACTGGTTACGGTGGCAGACTATGTATTGAAACATACTCCGGGCAATACTGTATCCAATCTGAGTTCTACCCGTGCTTTGCGCGACGTAACCCGCAAATATGGTATGGAATACAATGCTTCTGCTGTAGGCGAAGTAAATGTTGTGACCAAGATGAAAGCAACAAATGCCGTGATCGGTGGTGAAGGAAACGGTGGAGTGATTTATCCAGCCAGTCACTACGGACGTGATGCTTTGGTAGGTATCGCATTATTCCTTAGCCATTTGGCACACGAAGGTAAGAAGGTTAGTGAGTTGCGTGCAACTTATCCTCCTTATTTCATTGCCAAGAACCGTGTCGATCTGACTCCGGAAATCGATGTAGATGCCATTCTTGCTAAAGTGAAAGATATCTATAAGAATGAAGAGATCAATGATATTGACGGTGTGAAAATTGACTTTGCCGATAAGTGGGTACACTTGCGCAAGAGTAATACCGAACCGATCATCCGTATATATAGCGAAGCATCGACTATGGAGGCTGCTGAGGAGATCGGGCAGAAGATTATGAACGTAATCAACGAATTGGCTAAGTAA
- a CDS encoding DUF4827 domain-containing protein — translation MKKLLLLFFSLLAFGYMFQACDNSKTYAEMLDEEKDAVNAFIKKHNIQTISESDFEANGYKTDTTKNEYVAFSNGVYMQIVDKGIVTDKPENDSIKNNNIVAVRFVEHDIKANDTTCFNVVLPGFENYPNYYTYPDVFRYVDNGTSVAGVFTEGSMYAKYGTTDVPPGWLLALKYVTNYAHVRMIVPSKMGHQSANQYVNPYFYDIRKFQKALN, via the coding sequence ATGAAAAAACTTCTATTGTTATTTTTTTCCTTGTTAGCCTTTGGATATATGTTCCAGGCTTGCGACAATTCGAAGACTTATGCTGAAATGCTGGATGAAGAGAAAGACGCAGTAAACGCCTTTATTAAAAAACACAATATCCAGACTATTTCCGAGAGTGACTTTGAAGCAAACGGATATAAAACGGATACGACCAAGAACGAATACGTGGCTTTCTCAAACGGAGTCTACATGCAAATTGTGGATAAGGGTATAGTTACCGATAAACCGGAAAATGACTCTATCAAGAATAACAATATTGTAGCCGTACGCTTTGTAGAGCACGACATTAAGGCGAACGATACCACTTGCTTCAATGTGGTGCTTCCCGGTTTCGAAAATTATCCGAACTACTATACTTATCCGGACGTTTTCCGTTATGTGGATAACGGTACTTCAGTAGCCGGTGTATTTACAGAGGGGTCGATGTATGCCAAATATGGTACGACGGATGTTCCTCCCGGATGGCTGCTTGCTTTAAAGTATGTTACCAATTATGCCCATGTGAGAATGATTGTACCTTCGAAGATGGGACATCAGAGTGCAAACCAATATGTAAACCCCTATTTCTACGATATTCGTAAATTTCAGAAAGCATTGAACTAA
- a CDS encoding DHH family phosphoesterase has translation MLTKVIAQAHIDHFTKWFERADKIVIVSHVSPDGDAIGSSLGLYHFLDSQDKIVNVIVPNAFPDFLKWMPGSKDILLYDRYQEFADKLIMEADVICCLDFNALKRIDEMSDIVAASPGRKIMIDHHLYPEDFCRITISHPEISSTSELVFRLICRMGYFSDISKEGAECIYTGMMTDTGGFTYNSNNREIYFIISELLSKGIDKDDIYRKVYNTYSESRLRLMGYVLSNMKVYKDYNSALISLTKEEQGKFDYIKGDSEGFVNIPLSIKNVCFSCFLREDTEKKMIKISLRSVGKFPCNRLAAEFFNGGGHLNASGGEFYGTMEEAVKVFEQALEKYKPLLKE, from the coding sequence ATGCTGACTAAAGTGATTGCTCAGGCTCATATTGATCATTTTACCAAATGGTTTGAACGGGCCGACAAAATAGTAATTGTATCTCATGTGTCACCTGATGGAGATGCCATTGGTTCATCATTGGGATTGTATCATTTTTTGGATTCTCAAGATAAAATTGTTAATGTGATTGTCCCCAATGCTTTTCCCGATTTTTTGAAATGGATGCCGGGTAGTAAGGATATTTTGCTGTATGACCGTTACCAGGAATTTGCCGACAAGCTGATTATGGAGGCGGATGTCATTTGTTGTCTTGACTTTAATGCGCTGAAGCGTATTGATGAAATGAGTGATATAGTGGCCGCTTCACCGGGGCGCAAAATAATGATAGACCACCATCTTTATCCTGAAGATTTTTGCAGAATCACCATTTCACATCCTGAGATTTCCTCTACTTCCGAACTGGTGTTTCGATTGATTTGCCGGATGGGATATTTTAGTGATATCTCCAAAGAAGGAGCCGAATGTATCTATACGGGCATGATGACAGATACCGGAGGGTTCACTTATAACTCTAATAATCGTGAAATCTATTTCATCATCAGTGAGTTACTCTCAAAAGGAATCGATAAAGATGATATTTACCGGAAAGTCTACAATACTTATTCTGAAAGCCGTTTGCGTCTGATGGGATATGTGTTATCGAATATGAAGGTGTATAAAGATTACAATTCCGCCCTTATTTCACTGACAAAGGAAGAACAGGGCAAATTTGATTATATCAAAGGGGATAGCGAGGGGTTTGTCAACATACCTCTGTCTATCAAGAATGTCTGTTTTTCTTGTTTTCTACGTGAGGACACTGAAAAGAAAATGATTAAGATTTCTCTCCGTTCAGTAGGTAAGTTTCCTTGTAATCGGTTAGCTGCGGAATTTTTCAATGGCGGCGGGCATCTCAATGCGTCCGGAGGGGAATTTTACGGTACTATGGAAGAGGCTGTAAAAGTGTTTGAACAAGCATTGGAGAAATATAAACCACTTTTGAAAGAATAA
- a CDS encoding ComEC/Rec2 family competence protein, producing MNFQYLHRYPFIRLLFPLIAGFLVGNGLFFRGVCVSKGVLAGGLAGLFLLLLVVYFSHRYSLRWMFGCILYLFVFFGGAGGINQALQQTLYSFSEQKCVYRAVVSEQPEPKEHSFLCRAFLEERQDSVCTMPVNRKVLLYISKDSLSEGLRSGDELIFFAHVSPPSNNGNPDEFDYARYLRYKGISGIAFVASGNWKITGYRFSRSCRQIALEYRDRILDQYRALKFNPDEFAVLAALTVGYKEELSEDIRETYSVSGASHVLALSGLHIGFLYMMLLFFLKWLPGNAFGVRLFRAVVIITALWGFAFFTGLSPSVVRSVIMFSLLALSVLSRRTGISLNTLALTACIMLVVHPFWLFDVGFQLSFSAVAAILLLYPWLFRQLPVGNSLLKKVWALMSVSLAAQIGTAPLVLLYFSRFPTHFLLTNLLVIPLVSGIMYATVALLVLTPFPMLYTGCSVVVRSLVDWLNTMVRWVEHLPLASIDRVWIYPTEAFAFYLVLLIGIRYKVVRSLKCLYVFGICILAMGSFHWVSRMMDHPVQSIVFYNVRGCPVVHCIEACGKSWLAYADSIPDERRLSRAVAGYWNRLHLDVPVAITDNFHSSGFWMQDHLLMFGNKRICMVSDNRWRNKTVAESLNIDYLYVCKGYTGKLESLVGLFHCREVILDSSLSAYYKEAYSEECRRLGLHFISLSDEGSVRFLL from the coding sequence GTGAACTTTCAGTATTTACACCGATATCCTTTTATACGCCTGCTATTCCCTCTGATAGCAGGCTTTCTTGTTGGCAATGGGTTGTTTTTTAGGGGAGTCTGTGTTTCGAAGGGCGTGCTGGCAGGAGGGCTGGCAGGATTATTTCTTCTGCTCCTAGTCGTTTATTTTTCTCACCGTTACTCTTTACGTTGGATGTTCGGCTGTATTTTGTACCTGTTCGTGTTTTTTGGCGGAGCAGGTGGAATAAATCAGGCTTTGCAACAGACGCTTTATTCTTTTTCGGAACAAAAATGTGTTTACCGGGCTGTAGTGTCGGAACAACCGGAGCCTAAGGAACATAGCTTCCTTTGTCGGGCATTTTTGGAGGAAAGGCAGGATTCAGTGTGCACCATGCCGGTAAATCGAAAAGTTTTGCTTTATATATCGAAGGATTCATTGTCCGAAGGGTTACGTAGTGGGGATGAGTTAATATTTTTTGCCCATGTATCTCCACCTTCAAATAATGGTAATCCCGATGAATTTGATTATGCGCGTTATCTGCGCTACAAAGGGATTAGCGGGATTGCTTTTGTTGCAAGTGGGAATTGGAAAATTACCGGATATCGGTTTTCCCGATCATGCAGGCAGATTGCATTGGAATACCGGGATCGGATTCTTGACCAATATCGTGCTTTGAAGTTTAATCCGGATGAATTTGCCGTACTTGCCGCACTTACGGTAGGTTATAAGGAGGAGTTGAGCGAAGATATTCGGGAAACTTACTCTGTATCGGGAGCCAGTCATGTACTGGCACTTTCCGGACTTCATATCGGGTTTCTGTATATGATGCTTCTGTTTTTTCTGAAGTGGCTGCCAGGGAATGCTTTTGGTGTGAGACTTTTTCGTGCGGTAGTGATAATTACCGCATTGTGGGGATTCGCTTTTTTTACCGGTCTCTCTCCTTCGGTCGTCCGTTCCGTTATCATGTTTTCACTGTTGGCTTTGTCGGTTTTATCCCGGCGTACAGGTATTTCACTCAATACACTTGCATTGACTGCATGTATCATGTTGGTGGTTCATCCTTTTTGGCTGTTCGATGTAGGATTTCAACTTTCATTTTCAGCAGTTGCAGCTATTCTGTTATTATATCCCTGGCTGTTCCGCCAATTGCCGGTCGGTAATAGCTTGTTAAAGAAGGTATGGGCATTAATGAGTGTTTCGCTTGCTGCACAAATAGGTACTGCTCCTTTGGTTTTATTGTATTTCTCCAGATTTCCTACTCATTTTTTGTTGACTAATCTGTTGGTAATTCCACTTGTTTCAGGCATCATGTATGCAACGGTCGCATTGCTGGTACTCACCCCTTTTCCTATGCTTTATACAGGATGTTCAGTGGTAGTGAGATCTCTTGTTGATTGGTTGAATACTATGGTCCGTTGGGTGGAACATTTACCGTTGGCATCTATAGATCGTGTCTGGATCTATCCGACAGAAGCTTTTGCTTTTTATCTGGTCTTGTTGATCGGTATACGTTATAAAGTAGTGCGCAGTTTGAAATGTTTATATGTTTTTGGTATTTGTATCTTGGCTATGGGAAGTTTTCATTGGGTGAGCAGAATGATGGACCATCCGGTGCAAAGCATTGTTTTCTATAATGTCCGGGGATGTCCGGTGGTGCATTGTATCGAAGCTTGTGGTAAGTCGTGGTTGGCTTATGCGGACAGCATTCCGGATGAAAGACGGCTTTCGCGTGCAGTAGCCGGATATTGGAATAGACTGCATCTGGATGTTCCGGTTGCTATAACAGACAATTTTCATTCGTCCGGTTTTTGGATGCAGGATCATTTGCTTATGTTCGGTAATAAACGTATTTGTATGGTTAGTGACAATCGTTGGCGGAACAAAACCGTTGCTGAATCGTTAAACATAGATTATTTGTATGTATGCAAAGGCTATACAGGGAAGTTGGAGTCATTGGTAGGTTTGTTTCATTGCCGGGAAGTTATTTTGGATTCTTCTCTGTCTGCTTATTATAAAGAGGCTTATAGTGAAGAATGTCGCCGGTTGGGGTTGCATTTTATCTCCCTTTCCGACGAAGGTTCTGTGAGGTTTTTGCTCTAA
- the rpe gene encoding ribulose-phosphate 3-epimerase — MKPIISPSILSADFAYLAKDIEMINRSEADWVHIDIMDGVFVPNISFGFPVLKYVAKLTSKPLDVHLMIVNPEKFIPEVKALGAHIMNVHYEACPHLHRVVQLIREAGMQPAVTINPATPITLLQDIIRDVYMVLVMSVNPGFGGQKFIEHSVEKVKELRELIERTGSKALIEVDGGVNLETGARLIAAGADALVAGNAIFAAENPEGMIHAMKGL; from the coding sequence ATGAAACCAATTATATCCCCTTCTATCCTTTCTGCAGATTTCGCATATCTGGCAAAGGACATTGAGATGATCAACCGTAGTGAAGCAGACTGGGTACACATTGATATTATGGACGGAGTATTTGTGCCGAACATATCTTTCGGCTTTCCGGTACTGAAATATGTAGCTAAGTTAACTTCAAAGCCGTTGGATGTACATCTGATGATAGTCAATCCGGAAAAGTTTATTCCTGAAGTGAAGGCATTGGGTGCCCACATCATGAATGTGCATTACGAGGCATGTCCTCACTTACACCGGGTCGTGCAACTGATTCGTGAAGCAGGTATGCAACCAGCGGTCACTATCAATCCGGCCACTCCGATAACCCTGTTGCAGGATATTATCCGGGATGTATATATGGTGCTGGTTATGAGTGTGAACCCCGGATTTGGCGGACAAAAATTTATTGAACACTCGGTAGAGAAAGTGAAAGAGCTTCGTGAACTGATTGAGCGTACCGGATCTAAAGCACTGATCGAAGTTGATGGAGGGGTAAATCTGGAAACAGGCGCCCGTCTGATAGCTGCCGGGGCAGATGCATTGGTGGCAGGAAATGCTATCTTTGCTGCTGAGAATCCGGAAGGAATGATTCACGCCATGAAAGGGCTGTAG
- the fmt gene encoding methionyl-tRNA formyltransferase, giving the protein MKKEDLRIVYMGTPDFAVEALQCLVEGGYNVVGVITMPDKPAGRGHKIQYSPVKQYALDHQLPLLQPEKLKDEEFIQALREWKADLQIVVAFRMLPEVVWNMPRLGTFNLHASLLPQYRGAAPINWAVINGDTETGITTFFLKHEIDTGEVIQQVRIPIADTDNVEIVHDKLMHLGGRLVIETVDAILEGKVKSIPQEEMAVAGELRPAPKIFKETCRIDWNQPVKRVYDFIRGLSPYPAAWSELVNPEGEAVVVKIFESEKLPKVHTLAPGSIVTDGKNFLRVAVPDGFVNVLSLQLPGKKRLKTDELLRGFHLTEAFKMKAV; this is encoded by the coding sequence ATGAAGAAAGAAGATTTAAGAATTGTATATATGGGGACTCCGGACTTTGCCGTGGAAGCCCTGCAATGTCTGGTTGAAGGCGGTTATAATGTGGTTGGAGTGATTACGATGCCCGATAAACCTGCCGGTCGCGGACATAAAATTCAGTATTCTCCGGTAAAGCAATATGCACTGGATCATCAACTGCCTTTGCTGCAACCGGAAAAACTGAAAGATGAAGAATTCATTCAGGCGTTACGTGAGTGGAAAGCCGATCTACAGATTGTTGTAGCTTTTCGTATGTTGCCGGAAGTGGTATGGAATATGCCACGTCTGGGAACTTTTAATCTCCATGCTTCTCTGCTTCCGCAATACCGTGGAGCAGCGCCTATAAACTGGGCAGTGATCAACGGAGACACCGAAACAGGTATTACTACTTTTTTCCTGAAACATGAAATAGATACGGGGGAAGTAATCCAGCAAGTACGTATTCCCATTGCCGATACGGACAATGTAGAGATTGTGCATGACAAGTTGATGCATTTGGGCGGTCGGTTGGTTATAGAAACTGTAGACGCTATTCTGGAGGGAAAGGTGAAATCAATTCCTCAGGAAGAAATGGCAGTGGCAGGCGAACTTCGTCCGGCTCCGAAGATTTTTAAAGAGACCTGCCGAATTGACTGGAATCAGCCGGTGAAACGGGTTTATGATTTTATTCGTGGGCTTTCGCCTTATCCGGCTGCATGGAGTGAGTTGGTGAATCCGGAAGGGGAAGCGGTTGTCGTGAAAATCTTTGAGAGTGAGAAGTTGCCAAAGGTGCATACGTTGGCTCCCGGAAGCATTGTTACTGATGGAAAAAACTTTTTGAGAGTGGCTGTGCCGGATGGATTTGTAAATGTCCTTTCGTTGCAGTTGCCAGGTAAAAAGAGACTGAAGACAGATGAACTTTTACGTGGATTCCATCTGACTGAAGCATTTAAGATGAAGGCTGTGTAA
- a CDS encoding chloride channel protein — MEKEKISLLQRFIIWRENKIKEKQFILILSFLVGIFTAIAALLLKFFIHTIQNFLTDNFNTTEANYLYLVYPVVGIFLAGWFVRNIVKDDISHGVTKILYAISRRQGRIKRHNIWSSTIASAITIGFGGSVGAEAPIVLTGSAIGSNLGSMFKMEHRTLMLLVGCGAAGAIGGIFKAPIAGLVFTLEVLMIDLTMSSLLPLLISAVTAATVSYITTGQEAMFKFHLDQPFELERIPYVILLGIFCGLVSLYFTRAMNSVEGVFGKLSNPYKKLALGGVMLSVLIFLFPPLYGEGYDTIELLLNGVSNADWDTVLNNSLFYGYGNLLLVYLVLIILLKVFASSATNGGGGCGGIFAPSLYLGCIAGFVFSHFSNDFDFTSTLPEKNFALMGMAGVMSGVMHAPLTGVFLIAELTGGYDLFLPLMIVSVSSYLTIIVFEPHSIYSMRLAKKGQLLTHHKDKAVLTLMKVENVVETDFVSVRPEMDLGELVKAISTSHRNMFPVTDKDGVLLGVVLLDDIRNIMFRQELYHRFTVSKLMTSVPARLYDTDSMEQVMQTFDDTKAWNLPVVNEEGKYLGFVSKSKIFNSYRQVLVHFSED; from the coding sequence ATGGAAAAAGAAAAGATAAGTTTATTACAGCGCTTTATTATCTGGCGCGAGAATAAAATCAAAGAAAAGCAGTTTATTCTCATTTTAAGTTTTCTGGTCGGTATTTTTACTGCCATTGCTGCACTGCTCCTAAAATTCTTTATTCATACGATACAGAATTTCCTGACAGATAACTTTAATACGACGGAGGCCAACTACCTGTATCTGGTTTATCCGGTGGTCGGTATTTTTCTGGCAGGATGGTTTGTACGCAATATCGTAAAGGATGATATCAGCCATGGAGTTACGAAGATTCTTTATGCAATTTCGAGGAGGCAGGGGCGTATCAAAAGACATAATATCTGGTCGTCGACCATTGCCAGTGCCATTACCATCGGTTTCGGCGGATCGGTAGGAGCCGAGGCACCTATTGTGTTGACCGGATCGGCAATCGGGTCGAATTTGGGAAGTATGTTCAAGATGGAGCACCGTACACTGATGTTGCTGGTAGGCTGTGGAGCGGCGGGTGCCATCGGAGGTATTTTTAAAGCGCCTATTGCCGGACTGGTGTTTACGCTGGAAGTACTGATGATCGACCTTACCATGTCGTCTTTATTACCATTGCTGATTTCGGCTGTCACGGCTGCCACTGTTTCGTATATTACGACCGGACAGGAGGCTATGTTTAAATTCCATCTGGATCAGCCTTTTGAATTGGAGCGTATTCCTTATGTGATTCTTTTGGGAATCTTTTGCGGATTGGTATCGCTTTATTTCACTCGCGCTATGAACTCTGTGGAAGGAGTATTTGGCAAACTCTCCAATCCGTATAAGAAGTTGGCATTGGGAGGTGTGATGCTGAGTGTGCTCATCTTCCTCTTTCCACCCTTGTATGGTGAAGGTTACGATACGATCGAACTATTGTTGAACGGCGTGAGCAATGCCGACTGGGATACGGTACTGAATAACTCGTTGTTTTATGGATACGGTAATCTGTTGCTGGTCTATTTGGTGCTGATCATTCTGTTGAAAGTCTTTGCGTCGAGTGCGACCAACGGTGGAGGCGGATGTGGCGGTATTTTTGCACCTTCGCTGTATCTGGGATGTATTGCCGGTTTTGTGTTTTCGCACTTTAGCAATGATTTTGACTTTACCTCTACTTTGCCCGAAAAGAACTTTGCGTTGATGGGAATGGCAGGGGTTATGAGTGGAGTCATGCATGCACCTCTGACTGGAGTATTCCTGATTGCCGAGCTAACGGGCGGATATGACCTCTTCCTGCCTCTGATGATTGTTTCGGTCAGTTCGTATCTGACAATCATCGTGTTTGAACCGCATAGTATCTACTCTATGCGTTTGGCTAAAAAGGGACAGTTGCTGACCCATCACAAGGATAAAGCAGTATTGACACTGATGAAAGTCGAAAATGTGGTTGAAACTGACTTTGTCAGCGTGCGTCCGGAAATGGATCTGGGCGAATTGGTGAAGGCGATTTCAACTTCGCATCGTAATATGTTTCCTGTGACGGATAAAGACGGGGTCTTGCTGGGCGTCGTGCTACTGGACGATATCAGGAACATCATGTTCCGTCAGGAACTTTATCATCGTTTTACCGTTAGTAAACTGATGACCTCGGTCCCTGCCCGTCTGTATGATACAGATAGCATGGAACAGGTGATGCAGACTTTTGACGATACAAAAGCATGGAACTTACCTGTGGTCAATGAAGAGGGAAAATACCTGGGATTTGTATCCAAATCTAAGATATTTAATTCATATCGCCAGGTATTGGTACATTTCTCGGAAGATTGA